A genomic segment from Gammaproteobacteria bacterium encodes:
- a CDS encoding DMT family protein, translating into MKETPESTTVASTSRELPAGKSRQKDHQGQLLYLIVPAMLLTSSAIMATAWLGHLRFKEDLTFMMATLFAWLLVLPEYALNIMALRIGYKKFTGGQMGAFRLCTGVVCIALVSIYVLGEQLTGQKMLGFAIMGVSMILISSSDRKEGPR; encoded by the coding sequence TTGAAAGAAACTCCTGAATCCACAACCGTCGCCTCGACCAGCCGTGAACTGCCCGCAGGGAAGTCCCGCCAGAAGGACCACCAGGGCCAGTTGCTCTACCTGATCGTGCCGGCGATGCTGCTTACTTCCAGCGCCATCATGGCGACGGCCTGGCTCGGCCACTTGCGCTTCAAGGAAGACCTGACGTTCATGATGGCAACGCTGTTTGCCTGGCTGCTCGTGCTCCCAGAGTATGCGCTCAACATCATGGCGCTTCGCATCGGTTACAAGAAATTCACTGGCGGCCAGATGGGTGCATTCAGGCTCTGCACGGGCGTGGTGTGTATTGCCCTGGTATCGATTTACGTGCTGGGAGAACAGCTCACCGGCCAGAAAATGCTTGGCTTCGCCATCATGGGGGTTTCCATGATCCTGATTTCAAGCTCGGACCGGAAAGAGGGACCCCGATAA